Proteins encoded in a region of the Nicotiana tomentosiformis chromosome 9, ASM39032v3, whole genome shotgun sequence genome:
- the LOC104102738 gene encoding actin-1-like, which translates to MADHGKYIQPLVIDNGSETSKVGFAGDDSPKAVLSIVARPRHTGVMVGIGQKDAYVGEEARYKRGYFSLRYPIEDGIIRDWDDMEQMWQHTFYNELDYVSWHSRTYEQGNNCSCSEQHEDQGDCTT; encoded by the exons ATGGCTGATCATGGTAAGTATATCCAACCACTTGTTATTGACAACGGAAGTGAAACGAGCAAG GTTGGCTTTGCTGGAGATGATTCTCCTAAGGCTGTTTTAAGTATAGTTGCTCGTCCTCGTCACACTGGCGTCATGGTTGGAATAGGACAAAAAGATGCCTATGTTGGTGAAGAAGCTCGGTATAAAAGAGGTTATTTTTCTCTCAGATATCCAATTGAAGATGGTATCATAAGAGACTGGGATGATATGGAGCAAATGTGGCAACATACATTTTACAATGAGCTCGACTATGTTTCCTGGCATAGCAGAACGTACGAGCAAGGAAATAACTGCTCTTGCTCCGAGCAACACGAAGATCAAGGTGATTGCACCACCTGA